In Mesorhizobium sp. 113-3-3, a genomic segment contains:
- a CDS encoding DegT/DnrJ/EryC1/StrS family aminotransferase codes for MQFIDLGAQRERIRDRLKAAIDHVVEDGRYILGPQVAEFEKKLAAYIGTKHVVACANGTDALLLPLFAAGIGPGDAVFVPSFTFAATAEVVALAKAEPVFVDVDPVTYNIDIASLEAAIAMIKKEGRLRPKAIIPVDLFGLAADYDAIMAIASREGLLVIEDAAQSMGGSLDGKMCGAFAHVGSTSFYPAKPLGCYGDGGAMFTNDDEMADKLRSFAFHGKGETQYDNVRVGINSRLDTLQAAILIEKLAILEDEMVARQVVANRYAEGLGDIVTAARNLDGSRSAWAQYAIETPKRDGLKAHLSEKGIPSVIYYVKPLHAQVAYSDYPRTPTGLAVSEDLPKRILCLPMHPYLSEADQDQIIETIRNYIGSNSAQAAAE; via the coding sequence ATGCAGTTCATCGATCTTGGCGCGCAGCGCGAACGCATCCGCGACCGGCTGAAGGCCGCGATCGACCATGTCGTCGAGGACGGCCGCTACATCCTGGGTCCGCAGGTCGCGGAGTTCGAGAAGAAACTCGCCGCCTATATCGGCACCAAGCATGTGGTGGCCTGCGCCAACGGCACCGATGCGCTGCTGCTGCCGCTGTTTGCCGCCGGCATCGGCCCGGGCGACGCGGTGTTCGTGCCGAGCTTCACCTTTGCCGCCACCGCCGAAGTGGTGGCACTGGCCAAGGCGGAACCCGTCTTCGTCGATGTCGACCCGGTGACCTACAACATCGATATCGCCAGCCTCGAGGCGGCCATCGCCATGATCAAGAAGGAAGGCCGGCTGCGGCCGAAGGCGATCATCCCGGTCGACCTGTTCGGCCTCGCCGCCGACTATGATGCGATCATGGCGATCGCCAGCCGCGAAGGCCTGTTGGTGATCGAGGACGCCGCCCAGTCCATGGGCGGGTCGCTTGACGGCAAAATGTGCGGTGCGTTCGCCCATGTCGGCTCGACCAGCTTCTATCCTGCCAAGCCGCTTGGCTGCTACGGCGATGGCGGCGCGATGTTCACCAATGACGACGAGATGGCCGACAAGCTCAGATCCTTCGCCTTCCACGGCAAGGGCGAGACGCAATATGACAATGTCCGCGTCGGCATCAATTCGCGGCTCGACACGCTGCAGGCCGCGATCCTTATCGAAAAGCTTGCCATTCTCGAAGACGAGATGGTGGCGCGCCAGGTGGTGGCAAACCGCTATGCCGAAGGGCTTGGCGATATCGTCACGGCGGCCCGCAACCTCGACGGCAGCCGCTCGGCCTGGGCGCAGTACGCCATCGAGACGCCCAAGCGCGACGGCCTGAAGGCGCACCTGAGCGAAAAGGGCATTCCGTCCGTCATCTACTACGTCAAGCCGCTGCATGCACAGGTCGCCTACAGCGACTACCCGCGCACGCCGACCGGTCTTGCCGTCTCGGAGGACTTGCCCAAGCGCATCCTGTGCCTGCCGATGCACCCCTATCTCAGCGAAGCCGACCAGGACCAGATCATCGAGACGATCCGCAACTATATCGGCTCGAACTCGGCGCAGGCCGCAGCGGAGTAA
- the cysQ gene encoding 3'(2'),5'-bisphosphate nucleotidase CysQ: MLDTFERLALAAGREVMRVFHAGCAVDRKSDASPVTEADRESEKIILAGLRAAFPDIPCVAEEETAAGIMPTDLGDTFFLIDPLDGTKEFVNRRTDFTVNIALVRHGVPEVGVVFAPCTGRFFSGRPGSAEALEINGDYQIVGRRPISVRRAASPLAVVASRSHNTPETEAYIRDLGAAEIVSVGSSLKFCLLASAEADVYPRFGRTMEWDTAAGDAVLRAAGGTTRTLDGKPLAYGKRDQADDEDFANPHFIASGRAGAGGSPA; encoded by the coding sequence ATGCTCGACACCTTCGAGCGACTGGCCCTGGCGGCCGGGCGCGAGGTCATGCGCGTGTTCCACGCCGGCTGCGCCGTAGACCGGAAATCAGACGCCTCGCCGGTGACCGAGGCGGACCGCGAGAGCGAGAAGATCATCCTTGCCGGCTTGCGCGCCGCATTTCCCGACATCCCCTGCGTGGCCGAAGAGGAAACGGCGGCAGGGATCATGCCGACCGATCTCGGCGACACTTTCTTCCTCATCGACCCGCTCGACGGCACCAAGGAATTCGTCAATCGCCGCACCGACTTTACCGTCAACATCGCGCTTGTCCGCCATGGCGTGCCGGAAGTCGGCGTCGTCTTCGCACCTTGCACCGGCCGCTTCTTTTCGGGACGGCCGGGCAGCGCGGAAGCGCTGGAAATCAATGGCGACTATCAGATCGTCGGACGCCGGCCGATTTCGGTGAGAAGGGCCGCATCGCCGCTGGCCGTGGTTGCCAGCCGCTCCCACAACACACCCGAAACCGAAGCCTATATTCGCGACCTCGGCGCAGCTGAGATCGTTTCCGTTGGGTCTTCCCTGAAATTCTGCCTTCTGGCCAGCGCCGAGGCGGATGTCTATCCGCGCTTCGGCCGGACCATGGAATGGGACACCGCAGCCGGCGACGCGGTACTGCGCGCGGCGGGCGGCACGACACGCACGCTGGACGGCAAGCCCCTGGCCTACGGCAAACGTGACCAGGCCGATGACGAGGATTTCGCCAACCCGCATTTCATCGCCAGTGGCAGGGCAGGGGCCGGCGGCAGCCCAGCCTGA
- the cysN gene encoding sulfate adenylyltransferase subunit CysN, protein MRHIMAKSLAPTDSVRDYLAAQEKKSLLRFLTCGSVDDGKSTLIGRLLSDTKQIFEDQLAALERDSRKHGTTGDDIDFALLVDGLEAEREQGITIDVAYRFFATPKRKFIVADTPGHEQYTRNMATGASTADLAIVLIDARQGVLRQTRRHSIIASLLGIRHIVLAVNKIDLVDFDQAVFDRIVEDYGQFSRDLGFQTIVPIPMSARYGDNVSGRSQNMPWYSGPTLIEHLETVSVEEAAVEQPFRFPVQYVNRPNLDFRGFAGTIASGAVAQGDEVVVAKSGKSSHVKRIVAHGGDLKQAVAGQAITLVLDDEVEVSRGNMLVSPAARPQVADQFAANIVWFDEHALLPGRSYILRTETDQTSATVTDLKYRINVNDFAHEAAKSLEMNEVGICNISTRAPIAFDPFAENRTTGAFILIDRISNATVGAGMIVHSLRRAENIHWQSLDVGKRVRADMKNQRPAVFWFTGLSGSGKSTIANLFEKKLFATGRHTYILDGDNVRHGLNRDLGFTDADRVENIRRVAEVAKLMADAGLIVIVSFISPFSAERRMARELMADGEFIEVFVDTPFEECARRDPKGLYARALNGEIKNFTGVDSPYEAPEKPEIHLKTLGKSAEEMVDALEHWLNERDIAEDQYDNGGGI, encoded by the coding sequence ATGCGTCACATCATGGCAAAAAGCCTCGCCCCCACCGACAGCGTCCGCGACTACCTGGCCGCGCAGGAGAAGAAGTCGCTGCTGCGCTTCCTGACCTGCGGTTCCGTCGATGACGGCAAGTCGACGCTTATCGGCCGCCTCTTGTCCGATACCAAGCAGATCTTCGAGGATCAGCTCGCCGCGCTCGAACGCGATTCGCGCAAGCACGGCACGACCGGCGATGACATCGATTTCGCGCTGCTGGTCGACGGTCTCGAGGCCGAGCGCGAGCAAGGCATCACCATCGACGTCGCCTACCGCTTCTTCGCCACGCCGAAGCGCAAGTTCATCGTCGCCGACACGCCCGGCCACGAACAGTATACGCGCAACATGGCGACAGGGGCTTCGACAGCCGACCTGGCGATCGTGCTTATCGATGCAAGGCAAGGGGTGCTGCGCCAGACCAGGCGTCATTCGATCATTGCCTCGCTGCTCGGCATCCGTCACATCGTGCTGGCCGTCAACAAGATCGATCTCGTCGATTTCGACCAGGCGGTCTTCGACCGGATCGTCGAGGACTACGGGCAGTTCTCGCGCGATCTCGGCTTCCAGACCATCGTGCCGATCCCGATGTCGGCCCGCTACGGCGACAATGTCAGCGGCCGCTCGCAGAACATGCCGTGGTATTCCGGGCCGACGCTGATCGAGCACCTCGAGACCGTTTCGGTCGAAGAGGCTGCGGTCGAGCAGCCGTTCCGTTTCCCGGTGCAGTACGTCAACCGCCCCAATCTCGACTTCCGCGGCTTTGCCGGCACGATCGCGTCAGGCGCCGTTGCGCAAGGCGACGAGGTCGTCGTCGCCAAATCCGGCAAGTCCTCGCATGTCAAACGTATCGTCGCCCATGGCGGCGATCTCAAACAGGCGGTGGCCGGACAGGCCATCACGCTTGTTCTCGACGACGAGGTCGAGGTCTCCAGAGGCAATATGCTGGTTTCGCCGGCGGCCAGGCCGCAGGTCGCCGATCAGTTCGCCGCCAACATCGTCTGGTTTGACGAGCATGCGCTGCTGCCGGGCCGCTCCTACATCCTGCGCACTGAAACCGACCAGACCAGCGCCACCGTCACCGACCTGAAATACCGCATCAATGTCAATGACTTCGCCCATGAGGCGGCCAAGTCGCTTGAAATGAATGAAGTCGGCATCTGCAACATCTCGACACGGGCGCCGATCGCCTTCGATCCCTTCGCCGAAAATCGCACCACCGGCGCCTTCATCCTGATCGATCGCATCTCGAACGCCACCGTCGGCGCGGGCATGATCGTGCACTCGCTGCGTCGTGCCGAGAACATCCATTGGCAATCGCTCGATGTCGGCAAGCGCGTCCGCGCCGACATGAAGAACCAGCGGCCTGCCGTGTTCTGGTTCACCGGGCTTTCCGGCTCCGGCAAGTCGACCATCGCCAATCTGTTCGAGAAGAAGCTGTTCGCCACCGGCCGCCACACCTATATCCTGGATGGCGACAATGTCCGTCACGGGCTCAACCGCGATCTCGGCTTCACCGATGCCGACCGCGTCGAGAACATCCGCCGCGTCGCTGAAGTGGCCAAGCTGATGGCCGATGCCGGGTTGATCGTCATTGTCTCGTTCATTTCGCCGTTCAGCGCCGAACGGCGCATGGCGCGCGAACTGATGGCCGATGGCGAGTTCATCGAGGTGTTTGTCGACACGCCTTTCGAGGAGTGCGCCAGGCGTGATCCGAAGGGGCTCTACGCGCGCGCGCTGAATGGCGAGATCAAGAACTTCACCGGTGTCGATTCGCCTTACGAAGCGCCGGAAAAACCGGAGATCCATCTCAAGACGCTCGGCAAATCGGCCGAAGAGATGGTAGATGCCCTGGAACACTGGCTGAACGAGCGTGACATTGCCGAAGACCAATATGACAATGGCGGCGGTATCTGA
- the cysD gene encoding sulfate adenylyltransferase subunit CysD, whose protein sequence is MTIALTHLQRLEAESIHIFREVAAAFAKPVMLYSVGKDSSVLMHLAMKAFYPAKPPFPFLHVDTTWKFREMIAFRDQMAQKLGFDLLVHVNEDGVRDNINPFDHGSNTHTHVMKTVALRQALDKYGFDAAFGGARRDEEKSRAKERIFSFRNAQHVWDPKNQRPEMWKIFNTRIASGESIRVFPLSNWTELDIWQYILQENIPIVPLYFAKERPVVERDGMLILKDDERMKLRPGETVENRLVRFRTLGCYPLTGAIESDADTLEAIVGEMLTARTSERQGRLIDRDEAGSMEKKKREGYF, encoded by the coding sequence ATGACAATTGCGCTTACGCACCTGCAGCGGCTTGAAGCCGAGTCCATCCACATTTTCCGCGAGGTTGCGGCCGCCTTCGCCAAGCCGGTCATGCTCTATTCGGTCGGCAAGGATTCATCCGTGCTGATGCATCTGGCGATGAAAGCGTTCTATCCCGCCAAGCCGCCGTTCCCGTTTCTTCATGTCGACACCACCTGGAAATTTCGTGAAATGATCGCTTTTCGCGATCAGATGGCGCAAAAACTCGGCTTCGACCTCTTGGTCCATGTCAATGAAGACGGTGTGCGCGACAACATCAATCCGTTCGACCACGGCTCGAACACCCACACCCATGTCATGAAGACCGTGGCGCTGCGCCAGGCGCTCGACAAATACGGTTTCGATGCCGCCTTTGGCGGCGCCCGCCGCGACGAGGAGAAGTCGCGCGCCAAGGAGCGAATATTCTCGTTCCGCAACGCCCAGCATGTGTGGGATCCGAAGAACCAGCGCCCCGAAATGTGGAAGATATTCAACACCCGCATCGCATCGGGTGAATCGATCCGCGTCTTCCCGCTGTCGAACTGGACCGAGCTCGATATCTGGCAGTACATCCTGCAGGAGAACATCCCTATCGTGCCGCTCTATTTCGCCAAGGAACGGCCGGTGGTGGAACGCGACGGGATGCTGATCCTCAAGGACGACGAGCGCATGAAACTGCGTCCCGGCGAGACGGTGGAGAACCGGCTGGTGCGGTTCCGCACGCTTGGCTGCTATCCGCTCACCGGCGCGATTGAGTCCGATGCCGACACGCTCGAAGCCATCGTCGGCGAGATGCTGACCGCGCGCACTTCCGAGCGGCAGGGCCGCCTCATCGACCGTGACGAGGCAGGCTCCATGGAAAAGAAGAAGCGCGAGGGGTATTTCTGA
- a CDS encoding O-antigen ligase family protein yields the protein MTRLSSARLQLTPSRINIYFSTLCFFFPPVLGSVVSFVFNGGALWSVLLIAFRKRRFNIDPAMMAMTIAIYAYCAANLVASLVNNAIARDALHLIPLVTFLFFPISYSTWSITHKTTLVRIIVLSSMAACFVALLLAIFQQHWLGIRAEGGAGNAIVFAEVLCLAVMVCVAGALSDIARHRIALICAAIGGTIAIIYSGSRIVWVAVLIAGVAVLLINQHRLKGRNAIRLLVLLLAAGAVIAAVGFQTISGRVDFMRSDLDALATNGDHTTPIGLRFAVWDIGLKAFREMPLFGHGVGATQTLIKQGFRDQFGMDAGFNHFHNGFLTALVQAGLLGAVTLAAIFVVAARNAAVVLRNSADPIERFGATMIVVVVITYLTSGMTGILIGHDILDSVLMVFLVSGTYLASGRQAPLPQDQALAPETKERVLPPVTEDALLPAMEDRALRSTR from the coding sequence TTGACCCGGCTTTCGTCTGCAAGACTGCAACTCACGCCTTCGCGGATCAATATCTACTTTTCCACCCTTTGCTTCTTTTTCCCACCGGTTCTGGGGTCGGTGGTCAGCTTCGTGTTCAATGGTGGTGCCCTGTGGTCCGTCCTGCTGATCGCCTTCAGGAAAAGACGCTTCAACATCGACCCGGCGATGATGGCGATGACGATCGCGATCTATGCCTATTGCGCGGCCAATCTGGTGGCGTCCCTTGTCAACAACGCGATCGCCAGGGATGCGCTGCACCTGATCCCGCTCGTGACCTTCCTGTTTTTCCCCATCTCCTATTCGACCTGGAGCATTACGCACAAGACAACGCTGGTGCGTATCATCGTGCTGAGCAGCATGGCGGCCTGTTTTGTCGCGCTGCTTCTGGCGATCTTCCAGCAACATTGGCTTGGTATCCGCGCCGAGGGTGGGGCTGGAAATGCAATCGTGTTTGCGGAGGTGCTCTGCCTTGCCGTGATGGTCTGCGTGGCCGGCGCCCTGTCGGATATCGCGAGACATCGGATCGCCCTCATTTGCGCGGCAATTGGCGGGACGATCGCCATCATCTACTCCGGCAGCCGCATTGTCTGGGTGGCAGTGCTGATTGCCGGTGTCGCCGTTCTGCTGATCAACCAGCATAGGCTGAAAGGGAGGAACGCCATTCGCTTGCTGGTGCTGTTGCTGGCGGCTGGCGCCGTGATCGCGGCTGTCGGCTTCCAGACAATATCCGGGCGTGTCGACTTCATGCGTTCCGACCTGGACGCGCTCGCCACCAATGGCGACCACACGACGCCTATCGGATTGCGATTCGCCGTGTGGGATATCGGCCTGAAGGCGTTTCGCGAGATGCCTTTGTTCGGACACGGAGTGGGGGCCACCCAGACCTTGATAAAACAGGGCTTCCGCGATCAGTTCGGGATGGATGCAGGCTTCAATCATTTCCATAACGGCTTTCTCACCGCCCTGGTGCAGGCGGGTCTCCTGGGTGCCGTGACGCTGGCGGCGATCTTTGTCGTTGCCGCCAGGAATGCCGCCGTGGTTTTGCGAAACAGCGCCGATCCGATCGAGCGCTTTGGCGCTACAATGATTGTCGTCGTGGTGATCACCTATCTCACGTCCGGGATGACAGGCATCCTGATTGGTCACGACATTCTGGACTCTGTGCTGATGGTCTTCCTGGTGTCGGGAACGTATCTCGCCTCGGGCCGTCAGGCTCCGCTGCCACAGGACCAGGCGCTTGCGCCCGAGACGAAAGAGCGAGTGCTGCCGCCTGTGACGGAAGACGCCCTTCTTCCAGCAATGGAAGACCGGGCGCTTCGATCCACCCGATAG
- a CDS encoding UDP-glucose 4-epimerase family protein, translating to MKVLVTGATGFIGRQVVNRLRAAGAELRLASRYPQRLGPGHDAMQMPGFDAPTAAFLALVRGVTDVVHCAGLNNDEGDATEADFQAANAELSTRLAQAAAEQASGRFIQLSSIRAVIGARVSATIDEDTIPDPQCAYGRSKRDAEIRVLDAYASRGRSDATALRLPPVYGTGMKGNLATLMRLADTGLPLPTGALTGTRSLLSSQSTADAVWHLLSHSEPLRPIYFASDVPPVSIADIVGAFRSGFGRPARLMAVPAGPLRAAAILLGKRTSWDSLTATQICAPSLLVSEGWLPETGTLERLAEIARLRDVQPPLR from the coding sequence ATGAAAGTCCTGGTCACAGGCGCGACAGGCTTCATCGGCCGTCAGGTAGTCAATCGGCTTCGCGCGGCGGGTGCCGAGCTTCGCCTCGCGTCCCGCTACCCGCAGAGGCTAGGTCCGGGACATGACGCCATGCAAATGCCCGGTTTCGACGCGCCGACGGCTGCCTTCCTGGCGCTTGTCAGGGGTGTTACGGATGTCGTTCACTGCGCGGGCCTGAACAATGATGAAGGCGACGCCACCGAAGCCGATTTTCAGGCGGCCAATGCGGAATTGAGCACAAGGCTGGCGCAAGCGGCTGCCGAACAGGCAAGCGGACGGTTCATCCAGCTCTCCTCGATCCGCGCCGTGATCGGCGCGCGCGTCAGCGCAACGATCGACGAGGACACGATCCCCGATCCGCAATGCGCCTATGGGCGTTCGAAGCGCGACGCAGAGATCAGGGTTCTGGACGCCTATGCGTCGCGTGGCCGTTCCGACGCCACCGCATTGCGGCTGCCGCCGGTCTACGGAACCGGCATGAAAGGAAACCTGGCGACGCTGATGCGCCTGGCCGATACGGGCCTGCCGCTGCCGACAGGCGCGCTGACGGGAACCCGCTCGCTGCTGTCGTCGCAATCGACGGCAGACGCGGTGTGGCACCTGCTCAGCCATTCGGAACCGTTGCGCCCGATCTATTTTGCCAGTGATGTGCCGCCGGTCTCGATCGCCGACATTGTCGGCGCCTTTCGCAGCGGTTTCGGACGGCCGGCGCGCCTGATGGCCGTGCCGGCCGGGCCGCTGCGGGCAGCCGCGATCCTCCTGGGCAAGCGGACGTCCTGGGACAGCCTGACCGCGACACAGATATGCGCCCCTTCCCTTCTCGTATCCGAAGGCTGGCTGCCGGAAACCGGCACGCTGGAACGGCTGGCCGAGATAGCGCGGCTCAGAGATGTTCAACCGCCATTGCGGTAG
- a CDS encoding sugar transferase — MKRAFDLVATALLLLVTSPVLLLCVVAVRASSPGPVIFSQTRVGRDGVLFRCHKLRTMVQGTPSLPSHEAPANAVTAVGRTLRKFKLDELPQFWNVLRGEMSLVGPRPCLPTQTELIERRRRLGVLAARPGITGMAQIRGIDMSNPRLLAETDAAYLKAASFWLDLRILFGTLYRNGG, encoded by the coding sequence CTGAAGCGAGCCTTCGATCTCGTCGCGACGGCCCTGCTGTTGTTGGTGACGTCCCCTGTTCTGTTGCTCTGCGTCGTTGCGGTGCGGGCATCGTCGCCCGGTCCGGTGATTTTTTCGCAGACGCGAGTCGGTCGCGATGGTGTGTTGTTTCGCTGCCACAAATTGCGGACGATGGTGCAGGGAACGCCGTCCTTGCCCTCGCACGAGGCGCCGGCGAATGCCGTGACCGCGGTTGGACGGACCTTGCGGAAGTTCAAGCTCGATGAGCTGCCGCAATTCTGGAATGTTCTGCGCGGCGAGATGAGCCTGGTCGGGCCGCGCCCTTGCCTGCCGACACAGACGGAGCTGATCGAGCGTCGCAGGCGGCTGGGGGTTTTGGCGGCACGTCCGGGCATTACCGGCATGGCGCAGATCAGGGGCATCGACATGTCGAACCCTCGGCTGCTGGCTGAAACGGATGCCGCCTATCTCAAGGCGGCGTCGTTCTGGCTCGACCTTCGCATCCTGTTTGGCACGCTCTACCGCAATGGCGGTTGA
- a CDS encoding nucleoside-diphosphate sugar epimerase/dehydratase has translation MTSYVKAVSGSRPEMRRAIIMVQDMAMVLVAVALSLVLSRSNLSFDAFSNEGLFTWVGIVLISHLLFRYCGLYTTIWRFASTPDFFNILKSCAILTVVLYTLSLTSRFFQPVAGLNERQFIVFFLVSFTIISAPRLFYRFLRDGASWGILTQKADEVQARRALFVGRLGEADLIIRFTRTAEPADYSIAGIMATERGAPLGTRIQGVPVVASRPRLIDVLEDYAAGTKSIDLLIFGSGVEHEIEEYSELVRVARHGGIAVLQFSRLSQLGQEGKIVLDEVEMETILRRPTVPSDIARIGAFVGGKRVLVTGGAGSIGRTLVKRSLELGAGAVLVADNSEFGIFQLSQYVDEKDHDRLKVRIVDVADRRQMTRVVTEFKPDIIFHAAALKHVPLLEENWESAIQTNVFGTLVCAEVAAKCGVPQFLLISSDKAVDPTSVLGITKRAAEQLVSALHESHAIAPDGRRSGTKFIAVRFGNVFGSNGSVATIFQAQIEAGGPVTITDRRMTRYFMTVAEAVDLVIMAAADAQSREGKDDYAIYMLDMGKPVPILEVAETMIRMAGKTPYADIPIRFTGIRPGEKLHETLQGANEEIVTLDIAKIFGLRTDVVAWPTVQAGLAALQAAMKNQDKASALGVLAQLHQPEPPAPEMPQETGSRTVGQAG, from the coding sequence ATGACTTCCTATGTAAAAGCCGTGTCCGGAAGTCGGCCGGAGATGCGGCGGGCGATCATCATGGTCCAGGATATGGCCATGGTTCTGGTTGCGGTGGCGCTTAGTCTCGTCCTTTCCAGGTCAAATCTTTCGTTCGATGCGTTCTCCAACGAAGGCCTCTTCACCTGGGTCGGGATCGTTCTTATCAGTCACCTGCTGTTCAGATATTGCGGTCTCTACACCACGATCTGGCGCTTTGCCTCGACCCCGGACTTTTTCAACATTCTGAAGAGCTGTGCGATTCTGACGGTCGTGCTTTATACTCTTTCGCTGACGTCTCGTTTCTTCCAGCCTGTGGCTGGTCTCAACGAGCGCCAATTCATCGTCTTCTTCCTCGTTTCCTTCACCATCATATCGGCGCCTCGGCTTTTCTACCGATTTCTTCGCGACGGCGCGAGCTGGGGCATCCTCACCCAAAAGGCCGATGAAGTGCAGGCCAGGCGGGCGCTGTTCGTCGGTCGGCTTGGCGAGGCCGACCTGATCATTCGCTTCACGCGCACGGCAGAGCCGGCCGACTATTCCATCGCCGGCATCATGGCGACAGAGCGCGGCGCGCCGTTGGGCACCCGGATTCAAGGTGTTCCCGTGGTCGCTTCCAGGCCACGCCTGATCGATGTCCTGGAGGACTACGCCGCCGGCACCAAGAGCATCGACCTGCTTATTTTCGGCAGCGGCGTCGAGCATGAGATCGAGGAGTATTCCGAGCTTGTGCGTGTCGCCCGGCATGGCGGCATAGCCGTCCTGCAGTTCTCGAGGCTTTCACAGCTCGGGCAGGAGGGAAAGATCGTTCTCGACGAAGTCGAGATGGAAACGATTCTGCGCCGCCCGACGGTGCCGTCCGATATCGCCCGTATTGGTGCCTTCGTCGGCGGCAAGCGCGTCCTGGTGACGGGAGGCGCCGGATCCATCGGCCGCACGCTGGTCAAGCGGTCGCTGGAGCTGGGGGCAGGGGCGGTGCTGGTCGCTGACAATTCCGAGTTCGGCATCTTCCAGTTGAGCCAGTATGTCGACGAGAAGGACCATGATCGCCTGAAGGTCCGCATTGTCGATGTCGCGGACCGTCGCCAGATGACCCGTGTCGTCACGGAATTCAAACCGGACATCATCTTTCATGCCGCCGCGCTGAAGCACGTCCCGCTGCTCGAGGAGAACTGGGAATCGGCCATCCAGACCAATGTTTTCGGCACGCTTGTCTGCGCTGAGGTTGCCGCCAAATGTGGGGTTCCACAGTTCCTGCTGATATCGAGCGACAAGGCCGTGGATCCGACCTCGGTGCTTGGCATCACCAAGAGAGCCGCCGAGCAGCTTGTCAGCGCCCTGCACGAAAGCCACGCAATCGCGCCGGACGGGCGCCGTTCCGGCACCAAGTTCATAGCCGTGCGGTTCGGCAACGTGTTTGGCTCCAATGGTTCGGTGGCGACCATCTTCCAGGCACAGATCGAGGCCGGCGGTCCGGTCACGATTACCGATCGACGCATGACCCGTTATTTCATGACGGTGGCGGAAGCCGTCGACCTCGTCATCATGGCGGCCGCCGACGCACAGTCTCGTGAAGGCAAGGACGACTATGCCATCTACATGCTGGATATGGGCAAACCCGTGCCGATTCTCGAAGTCGCCGAAACCATGATCCGCATGGCCGGCAAGACGCCCTATGCCGATATCCCGATCCGCTTCACCGGCATCAGGCCGGGTGAAAAGCTGCATGAGACGCTTCAAGGGGCCAATGAAGAGATCGTCACGCTCGACATCGCCAAGATCTTCGGCCTGAGAACCGATGTGGTGGCGTGGCCGACGGTTCAGGCCGGGCTGGCCGCGCTGCAGGCGGCAATGAAGAACCAGGACAAGGCCTCCGCCCTCGGGGTGTTGGCGCAACTCCATCAGCCGGAGCCACCAGCGCCCGAGATGCCGCAGGAAACTGGCTCGAGAACTGTCGGGCAAGCAGGTTAG